One window from the genome of Enterococcus haemoperoxidus ATCC BAA-382 encodes:
- the moaA gene encoding GTP 3',8-cyclase MoaA — protein sequence MKDSFNREVDYVRLSVTDRCDLRCTYCMPATGMRFLKKAEVLSVEEILFLIENLALQGIKKVKITGGEPLTRNEIVPLIKAIKEVKGIEKVTLTTNGIQLTKYANALKKAKLDGINISIDTLDPDEFRAITRVGELKRVLSGLEKAVEVGLPNIKVNTVARGELTEEAICDIAELTKTNPIHVRFIELMPIGLGKSCPGLTKEDIFSVLESRYGKLSPFEHRLGNGPACYYSLAGFKGKIGFISALGHCFCAECDRIRITADGCLKTCLHMDDGCELKTALQTENKELLLQQVFSAIQRKPEKHHFLESQGDSRLMSQIGG from the coding sequence ATGAAGGACTCTTTTAATCGTGAAGTGGATTATGTACGGCTATCTGTGACAGACCGCTGTGATCTTAGGTGCACATACTGTATGCCGGCTACAGGGATGCGTTTTCTAAAAAAAGCGGAAGTTTTAAGTGTTGAGGAGATTTTATTTCTGATTGAGAATTTGGCCTTACAAGGAATCAAAAAAGTAAAGATTACAGGTGGTGAGCCATTAACAAGAAATGAGATCGTTCCTTTGATTAAGGCAATTAAAGAAGTAAAAGGGATTGAAAAGGTGACTTTAACAACGAATGGTATTCAACTGACAAAATATGCTAATGCTTTAAAAAAAGCCAAATTAGATGGCATCAATATCAGTATTGACACGCTGGATCCCGATGAATTTCGTGCAATCACCAGAGTCGGTGAGTTGAAGCGAGTACTATCAGGATTGGAAAAAGCTGTTGAGGTAGGATTACCTAATATCAAAGTTAATACAGTAGCTAGAGGAGAATTAACAGAAGAAGCCATTTGTGACATTGCAGAACTTACTAAAACAAATCCAATTCACGTTCGCTTTATCGAGTTGATGCCAATCGGTTTAGGGAAGAGTTGTCCTGGTCTAACCAAAGAAGATATTTTTTCTGTTCTGGAATCAAGATATGGAAAGCTTAGTCCATTTGAACATCGTTTAGGAAATGGCCCAGCATGTTATTATTCTTTAGCTGGTTTTAAAGGGAAAATAGGTTTTATCAGTGCTTTAGGCCATTGTTTTTGTGCGGAGTGCGACCGAATCCGTATTACAGCAGATGGTTGTTTGAAGACGTGCTTACATATGGATGACGGGTGTGAGTTAAAAACCGCGTTGCAGACAGAAAACAAAGAATTATTATTACAACAAGTATTTTCAGCAATTCAGCGAAAACCAGAGAAACATCATTTTCTAGAGAGTCAGGGTGATTCTCGATTGATGTCACAAATTGGAGGGTAA
- a CDS encoding molybdopterin molybdotransferase MoeA: MIEVEKAREKIQHVLAQQKEVETVSILEAAGRVCTEDIYAKVAVPHFPRAGMDGYAIVAKESQGANPQEPICLKVTETIFAGDAEQAFIKAHGTAVRIMTGAPIPKPYDAVIKQEWTDYGETQVNIYREITSGRNYGEVGEDVYLNQKIISKYQLLNSRTVGILAAQGITEIKVLAPIKVGILATGSELISPGSPLVSGKIYDSNLYTLASLIQTSGGKIVFKEYCSDDIGEISRIIQEKVNEVDLLITTGGVSVGEKDYIPHVIQQLEGELLFHFVNMKPGTPVMASLYQNKVLLNLSGNPFAAVVNLHVFYWSILAYFMNCPELNLEKRTVQLTEDLKPSTLRRFIRAYEENGFVSLKSIVHYSSVFHNTLETNCLIDQPAKKQLSKGDYVTVYYWKF, translated from the coding sequence ATGATCGAAGTTGAAAAAGCCAGAGAGAAAATCCAGCACGTTTTGGCTCAGCAAAAAGAAGTAGAAACTGTTTCTATTTTAGAAGCAGCAGGACGGGTATGTACTGAAGATATCTATGCAAAAGTAGCCGTACCACATTTTCCAAGAGCTGGAATGGATGGTTATGCAATTGTTGCAAAAGAGAGTCAAGGTGCAAATCCGCAAGAGCCAATTTGTCTAAAAGTGACCGAAACAATCTTTGCAGGTGATGCAGAACAGGCGTTTATAAAAGCGCATGGAACGGCTGTTAGAATCATGACTGGCGCACCGATTCCAAAACCTTATGATGCAGTAATTAAACAAGAATGGACCGATTATGGCGAGACACAGGTCAATATTTACCGAGAAATCACATCAGGTCGTAACTATGGTGAAGTAGGTGAAGATGTTTATCTGAATCAGAAAATTATATCAAAATATCAATTGCTCAATAGTCGAACAGTCGGCATCCTAGCTGCACAAGGGATCACAGAAATCAAAGTCTTAGCGCCTATAAAAGTAGGGATTTTAGCAACAGGAAGCGAACTGATTTCTCCAGGCTCACCACTTGTTTCAGGTAAAATTTATGACAGTAATTTATATACATTAGCTTCTCTCATTCAAACGAGCGGTGGTAAAATCGTATTTAAGGAATATTGCTCAGATGACATTGGTGAAATTTCTCGCATTATTCAGGAAAAAGTAAATGAGGTGGATCTTTTAATTACAACCGGTGGTGTTTCAGTTGGCGAAAAAGACTACATTCCTCATGTTATCCAGCAATTAGAGGGAGAATTGCTATTTCACTTTGTGAATATGAAACCAGGAACACCTGTGATGGCCAGTTTGTACCAAAATAAAGTTCTTTTAAATTTATCAGGGAATCCCTTTGCGGCGGTAGTGAATTTACATGTATTTTATTGGTCGATCTTGGCCTATTTTATGAATTGCCCAGAATTAAATTTAGAAAAACGAACGGTTCAATTAACGGAAGACTTAAAGCCATCCACTCTTCGCCGATTTATTCGAGCATATGAGGAAAATGGATTTGTCTCTTTAAAATCAATCGTACATTATTCCTCTGTTTTTCATAATACTCTAGAAACAAACTGCCTGATCGATCAACCAGCTAAAAAACAATTGAGCAAAGGGGATTACGTCACTGTTTACTATTGGAAATTTTAG
- a CDS encoding sulfate/molybdate ABC transporter ATP-binding protein, protein MKLFVDIQKKMRDQQLRVKFELDTTTLGILGASGCGKSMLLKCIAGIEVPDSGVIRLGNRVLFDKKNSINLPPQQRKIGLLFQQYALFPHLTVYKNLSSVTKDHRLILELLELFHLKNVKDSYPRQLSGGQKQRVALARMLAAAPELLLLDEPFSALDTSLKEELQLELEKRLVNFKGNVLIVSHSLDELYRLCPLLGIMTGSGLIKGKTTDLFKQPQTVEAARLTGCKNIFPIKRIDSHTVRVHGWKTPLIVTEEVPIDCCYIGIRAHDLLLNDIKGNRLDVKYISSQQTPFEQNAWFTCNGRDLWWKGSKQSEANKIKHFSLDPGAIMVLE, encoded by the coding sequence TTGAAACTTTTCGTGGATATTCAAAAAAAAATGCGAGATCAACAGTTAAGGGTAAAGTTTGAACTCGATACGACAACATTAGGAATTTTAGGCGCATCTGGTTGTGGGAAAAGTATGTTGCTTAAATGTATTGCGGGGATTGAAGTACCTGATTCTGGTGTGATTCGGCTTGGGAATCGAGTGTTATTTGATAAGAAAAATAGCATCAACCTACCCCCTCAACAACGTAAAATAGGCCTACTATTTCAGCAATATGCGTTGTTTCCCCACTTAACAGTTTATAAAAATTTAAGTAGTGTTACAAAAGATCACCGCTTAATTCTAGAATTACTAGAGTTGTTTCATTTAAAAAATGTTAAGGACAGTTATCCTAGACAACTTTCTGGTGGACAAAAACAACGTGTTGCTTTAGCTCGAATGTTGGCTGCTGCACCTGAATTACTCTTATTAGATGAGCCTTTTTCAGCTTTAGATACCTCTTTAAAAGAAGAACTTCAACTTGAATTGGAAAAGCGTCTAGTCAATTTCAAAGGCAATGTGCTGATCGTTAGTCATAGTTTAGATGAACTTTACAGACTTTGTCCGTTGCTTGGAATCATGACTGGTTCAGGTCTTATTAAGGGCAAAACAACTGATTTGTTTAAGCAACCTCAAACGGTAGAAGCCGCTCGATTGACTGGATGCAAAAATATTTTTCCTATTAAACGCATCGATTCTCATACGGTCCGAGTTCATGGCTGGAAAACACCTTTGATAGTTACGGAAGAAGTCCCGATAGACTGTTGTTATATAGGGATACGAGCACATGATTTATTGTTAAATGATATCAAAGGCAACCGCTTGGACGTAAAGTATATCAGTAGTCAACAAACACCTTTTGAACAGAACGCTTGGTTTACTTGTAATGGACGTGATCTTTGGTGGAAAGGGAGCAAGCAGAGTGAAGCTAATAAAATTAAGCATTTTAGCCTTGATCCGGGGGCAA
- the moaC gene encoding cyclic pyranopterin monophosphate synthase MoaC yields MKESLQFTHINDQGKARMVDVSKKEETERTAVAYGEIHMNKEVATGIKNQTMKKGEVLQVARIAGIMAAKKTFELIPLCHVLALTKCEVDFSWKTNQILSVHCLTKTVGPTGVEMEALTGVNIALLTIYDMCKAMDREMNIMNVCLVEKSGGKSGHFISTNTEVDE; encoded by the coding sequence ATGAAGGAATCGTTACAATTTACTCATATCAATGATCAAGGAAAAGCTCGCATGGTTGATGTTTCAAAAAAAGAAGAGACTGAACGAACAGCTGTAGCATACGGAGAAATTCATATGAACAAAGAGGTCGCAACGGGAATCAAAAATCAGACGATGAAGAAGGGGGAAGTCCTACAAGTTGCAAGGATTGCTGGAATTATGGCAGCAAAAAAGACCTTTGAACTGATTCCATTATGTCATGTATTAGCTTTAACGAAATGTGAAGTTGATTTTAGTTGGAAAACGAATCAAATTTTATCTGTTCATTGCTTAACCAAAACTGTAGGACCGACTGGTGTTGAAATGGAAGCTTTGACTGGAGTAAATATTGCTCTTTTGACGATTTATGATATGTGTAAAGCAATGGATCGTGAGATGAATATCATGAATGTTTGTTTAGTTGAAAAATCTGGAGGGAAAAGTGGCCATTTTATTTCAACAAATACAGAAGTTGATGAGTAG
- a CDS encoding MOSC domain-containing protein produces MTMGEIIGINISERRGTQKKEIPEVNLIKGFGLENDAHGGNWHRQVSLLSFEKITEFNGRGARVGNGAFGENLIVSGVDLRQLPVGSQIRIGQAELVVTQIGKECHKHCQIYARVGDCIMPREGIFAVVVTQGHIKKGDKLEVV; encoded by the coding sequence ATGACAATGGGAGAAATTATCGGAATCAATATCAGTGAACGACGGGGCACACAGAAAAAAGAAATACCGGAAGTGAATTTAATCAAAGGATTTGGCTTAGAAAATGATGCACATGGTGGAAATTGGCATCGGCAAGTTAGCTTATTATCTTTTGAAAAAATTACTGAATTTAACGGGCGAGGTGCTCGTGTAGGCAATGGTGCTTTTGGTGAAAATCTGATTGTTTCGGGAGTGGATTTGCGACAATTACCAGTTGGAAGTCAAATTCGAATTGGTCAGGCAGAACTGGTCGTTACCCAAATTGGGAAAGAGTGCCACAAGCATTGTCAAATCTATGCTCGAGTTGGTGATTGCATTATGCCAAGAGAAGGGATTTTTGCAGTTGTTGTAACACAAGGACATATAAAAAAGGGAGATAAGCTAGAAGTTGTATAA
- a CDS encoding molybdopterin-binding protein, translated as MKIVKTVNAEGLILCQDITKIVKGEFKGALFSKGHQVKAEDIPVLLSLGKEHLFLRSNASELIHENEAADFLYHLIAGKFMQPTPVSEGKIEVVAEVDGLLKVNQDLLLELNLIGKIAVATRNSNQKICKGQKLAGTRIIPLEIAPEILLQAEKLIGHQSILSLIPFKPVTVGIVTTGSEIFNGLIEDSFTPVVKNKLSNYPNVEITFHKIVNDDPDLITKAIKKMLAAGADIVFCTGGMSVDPDDRTPFAIKQTGAAIVSHGTPVLPGSMLLIAYLDGKTIVGLPGGVMFCERTVFDLLLPRIVAQDSITKKEIAALGYGGYL; from the coding sequence ATGAAAATTGTGAAAACAGTCAATGCAGAAGGGTTGATCTTGTGTCAAGATATCACAAAAATTGTTAAGGGAGAGTTTAAAGGGGCACTTTTTTCCAAAGGACATCAAGTCAAAGCAGAAGATATTCCTGTATTACTGTCGTTAGGAAAAGAGCATTTATTTTTAAGATCGAACGCTTCGGAACTGATTCATGAAAATGAAGCAGCAGATTTTTTGTATCATTTGATTGCAGGCAAATTTATGCAACCAACGCCTGTTTCAGAAGGGAAAATCGAAGTAGTCGCTGAAGTAGATGGTTTATTGAAAGTGAATCAAGACTTGTTATTGGAATTGAATTTGATTGGAAAAATTGCTGTGGCAACTCGTAATAGCAACCAAAAGATCTGTAAAGGGCAAAAATTAGCAGGAACTCGGATCATTCCTTTGGAAATTGCGCCAGAAATATTGCTTCAAGCGGAAAAGTTGATTGGACATCAAAGCATTTTATCATTGATTCCGTTTAAACCAGTAACGGTGGGGATTGTTACAACTGGCAGTGAGATTTTTAATGGGCTGATTGAAGATTCTTTTACACCAGTTGTGAAAAATAAGTTATCTAATTATCCAAACGTTGAGATCACATTTCATAAAATCGTTAATGATGATCCAGACTTGATTACAAAAGCAATCAAAAAAATGTTAGCAGCAGGTGCTGATATTGTCTTTTGCACTGGTGGAATGAGCGTAGATCCAGATGACCGAACACCATTCGCAATAAAGCAAACAGGCGCGGCTATTGTTTCTCATGGTACTCCTGTTCTGCCAGGATCGATGTTATTGATCGCCTATTTAGATGGAAAAACAATCGTAGGCTTACCAGGGGGAGTCATGTTTTGTGAACGAACGGTTTTTGATTTATTATTGCCACGCATCGTTGCACAAGACTCAATTACAAAAAAAGAGATCGCTGCTTTGGGATATGGGGGATATTTATAA
- the modA gene encoding molybdate ABC transporter substrate-binding protein yields the protein MKHNHSVKILSLVLLICLFLTACASKNKNTTISSSSNSQMEEHHLLIAAAASLESVMEEEIIPAFVKKHPETRIEGNYDSSGKLQTQIEKGLEADVFFSASTKQMETLVSQNLVVKKSVVPLLQNQLVMIIPSSSKVDWKKFSDLKKAEMIAVGDPTSVPAGQYAKKGLDSLGYWTYVKEHASFGTNVTEVLNWVAEGSAQAGLVYATDAASNDKVKVVAVLPKDTLNEPIIYPVGLIGKSKEKAMAKEFMAFLESKEVAKYFENTGFILNK from the coding sequence ATGAAACACAATCACAGTGTGAAAATCTTGAGTCTGGTTTTGTTGATCTGTTTATTTCTAACTGCATGTGCCTCAAAGAACAAAAACACAACCATTTCCTCTAGCTCAAACAGTCAGATGGAAGAACATCATTTATTGATTGCAGCCGCAGCCAGTTTGGAATCCGTCATGGAAGAAGAAATCATCCCAGCGTTTGTAAAAAAACATCCAGAAACTAGAATTGAAGGCAATTATGATAGTTCAGGTAAACTACAAACACAAATTGAAAAAGGCTTAGAAGCAGATGTGTTTTTTTCAGCCTCAACCAAACAAATGGAGACCTTAGTTTCTCAAAATTTAGTTGTTAAAAAAAGTGTTGTACCATTATTACAAAATCAATTGGTCATGATTATACCAAGCTCTTCAAAGGTTGATTGGAAAAAATTTAGTGATTTAAAGAAAGCAGAAATGATTGCAGTAGGTGACCCAACAAGTGTTCCAGCGGGTCAATACGCTAAGAAAGGTTTGGACTCTTTAGGATATTGGACATATGTAAAAGAACATGCTAGCTTTGGAACCAATGTCACCGAAGTCCTAAATTGGGTAGCTGAAGGGAGTGCTCAAGCGGGGTTAGTTTATGCTACAGATGCTGCATCAAATGACAAAGTAAAAGTCGTTGCAGTTTTACCAAAGGATACCTTGAATGAACCGATTATTTATCCAGTTGGTTTAATTGGAAAGTCGAAAGAAAAAGCAATGGCCAAAGAATTTATGGCATTTTTAGAAAGCAAAGAAGTTGCAAAATACTTTGAAAATACTGGTTTTATTCTAAATAAGTAG
- the modB gene encoding molybdate ABC transporter permease subunit: MELSPIIISFQTAIIAVIFTFFCGTLIAYLVFRLKNQGLKVLFNSLFTLPLVLPPTVFGFFLLDIFGVQQPVGKFLLDFFAIKVVFSWPATVIAAVAVSFPLMYRSAIAAFEQIDPDLLAAAQTLGFSERKLFFKIALPLAINGLLSGGVLAFARGLGEFGATTMLAGNIAGKTRTLPLAIYSAVAAGDWSLAQKYVAIIVIICILILCLTELFSRKSRRMQG, from the coding sequence ATGGAACTGAGCCCAATTATTATTTCGTTTCAGACAGCGATTATTGCAGTTATCTTTACGTTTTTTTGTGGAACTTTGATTGCTTATCTTGTATTTCGCTTGAAAAATCAAGGGCTTAAAGTCTTGTTCAATAGTTTGTTCACTTTACCGCTGGTGCTGCCGCCAACGGTTTTTGGTTTCTTTTTGCTGGATATCTTTGGTGTTCAGCAACCAGTGGGCAAATTTTTGTTGGATTTTTTTGCTATAAAGGTTGTTTTTTCATGGCCAGCTACAGTAATTGCAGCCGTTGCCGTATCATTTCCTTTGATGTATCGTTCAGCGATTGCTGCATTTGAGCAAATTGATCCAGATCTATTGGCTGCGGCACAAACATTGGGATTTTCAGAAAGGAAATTATTTTTTAAAATTGCGTTGCCCTTAGCAATCAATGGGCTTTTGTCTGGAGGCGTGCTAGCTTTTGCCCGAGGGTTGGGGGAATTTGGCGCAACAACAATGTTGGCAGGAAATATTGCTGGAAAAACACGAACACTGCCATTAGCGATTTATTCAGCAGTTGCTGCTGGTGATTGGTCTTTGGCACAAAAATATGTTGCGATTATTGTCATTATTTGTATTCTGATCTTATGTTTAACGGAACTATTTAGTCGAAAATCACGGAGGATGCAAGGTTGA
- a CDS encoding MogA/MoaB family molybdenum cofactor biosynthesis protein: MYKAGIITLSDSGYQGVRKDESGKVIKELIQEQFEIIRQTILPDEKEELSLLLIEWCQYCDLILTTGGTGLGVRDITPEATINIAEKTIPGISEGMRMLSIQKTPFAMLSRGVAVQRGKTLIINLPGSPKGVTENLTYLLPILPHSLDILTDRKTEH, encoded by the coding sequence TTGTATAAAGCAGGAATCATCACGTTAAGTGATTCAGGATATCAGGGGGTTAGGAAAGATGAATCAGGAAAGGTCATAAAAGAACTGATTCAAGAGCAATTTGAGATAATCAGACAAACAATCTTACCTGATGAAAAAGAAGAATTAAGTTTGTTGCTGATTGAATGGTGCCAATACTGCGATTTAATTTTAACAACTGGCGGCACAGGTTTGGGGGTTCGAGATATCACTCCAGAAGCAACGATAAACATAGCCGAAAAAACGATTCCCGGTATTAGTGAAGGGATGCGTATGCTGAGTATCCAAAAAACACCATTTGCCATGTTGAGTCGTGGTGTTGCTGTACAGCGTGGGAAAACATTAATCATCAATTTACCTGGAAGCCCGAAAGGAGTTACAGAAAATTTAACGTATTTACTGCCGATTTTACCTCATTCCTTAGATATTTTAACAGATCGAAAAACAGAGCATTAA